The genomic stretch CACCTGCAGCTTGTCGCCGAGGCCCTTGGCGAAGACCTCCGCGATGAAGAGGCGCGCGTACCCGTGGATGCGCTTGGTGACCGGCCACACGCACAGCACCGGGTTGTCTGCCTTGGGCGTCACCGTGTTCTCCACCCGGTAGAAGAACCTCCGGTCCGCCACCGGCGGCTGCTGCCCCAGGAACTTGACGTTGCTCTCGAACTTGGTCTCCGGCAGGTCCGTGTCGATCCAGTTGTCCTTGAGGTACCCCGCGCTCCACAGCGGCTCCCCGGGCTTGGGCGCCGGCGACTTGCGTGGCTTCCACACGCATATCACCCGCCGCGGGAGCAGCTCCGCGATGGTCTTGTGGAACACCGCCTCGTCCTGCGGGATCAGGTTCTCCTCCCCGAGCTTCTCCACCAGGAACTTGGCGAACTCGGGCGGGTCCTCGTGCCCGAACTCTGTGCGCACCTCGAGGATGACCACCTCCTGCTCGGTCTCGCCCAGGAACCGCCTCACGTCGTCGAGCACGACATCGACGGGGTACGTGGCCAGGATGCCGTGGCAGACGCGGCGCTCCTCCTGGACGCGCACGTCGATGACGCGCGTGCCCATGGACAGCTGCTCGTACACGGACATGGACTGGCACCGCGCGAAGGGGCGGGTCACCAGCGGGACGCCGATCTTGTTGGTGGCCGAGTCGTGGGTGCCCGGCCACACCACCTGGTGCACGCGCACCCTGTCGGCGCCCAGCTCCGCCATCCACTTCTTCCGGTCCGCCGGCCGGTGGTCGGAGCCCGGGAACGTGTCGCCGGACGACGACAGGCGCGTGGCCAGCGCCTGCTTCTCGGTGGTGACCAGCTTCCGCCGGTCGACCTGCTTCGCGAAGAAGGCGCCCATGGCTTCCAGCGGGTTGGTGCCGTTCTTGCCAGAGCTATTGGAGGCGGCCATTATAAATATAGGATCCTCGCCTCGAGCTCTGACCTGGACGACGACGTCGCTGTAAGCTGGGGATCGATTGATTGATAGCAAGACAAACAAGGAAGAATATATCAGCGCGCGGGGTTAGCCAGCCAACATGTGCCGATGGTTGATCTGTAGGGGCTTTGGCCTTGGCTGATCGATCCGGATCGGAGGAGGAACGGGGAAGCGAGGCGTGGTGTTCTTGCGAGCTCCGCAGCTGTTTCCTCAAAGATTTCGGTTTCGTTGGATGGTCCGATTGGCGTTAGGTGAGGCtatgctgctgcctgctgggaACCGATGGCAGGCCGgccgagatttttttttttgttttggcttGCAAGTTACAAGAAGAGATGGGGGTTTGGTTCGCTGCTCACTCGTTCGGACCATGGAGTGCTTGTGTTTTTTATGGCGAGACAGTGACCAGATCGGGGGCCACAAGGACAGGGACAGGCGCATCATGGACGGACGGACACGCCGTGTTATTGGCGGCCTGGCGGTTGCTGGAATAATTTGTCGGGCAAATGCGGGAAACTTTTGTGGACGCGGATGGAAAAGTCACCCATCAGGCCGGGGTTGTACAATGGCCTATGCCCATGTGATCTATCGGCAGACATGCTTGGATAGTTGGATACTGGATACGCCGCACCTTGTCAGTAACGCGAGAGCCTCATCTCGACGCGCATGCAGATTTAGCACATGATTCGTTTGCATAAATAGCACAGacggattttttttctctcaaaacAAATGGTAGACACACAGACGGCCAGTATTGGGAATAACGCTTAAACGCTGCCTGTAGGCGACGGGAGCCTTTGAATGCGAGACGCCAAACATCACGATGCCAATCAAACTGGCACTAGTTGCCACGTTAGGCGCACGATCCTTGTCCAGCCTGGGCCACGGGTGCACGGCACGTGTTTCGTTTAGAGCAACACGATGTGTTGTGTCGCGAAGCAAAAATTTAGCCAACTCCCTCAATTAGTAGTGGAGATTCGGGCCTTGCTCAAATTTTGCGCACCATCTCTTGGTTTGATCTCAAAATTTGGCCTTGCTCAGACTATTTGCAAAGCTAAAACGGAGTGGAAATTGGAGCGAGCAAGAGATCCTCCCATCTTTCAGAGGCGATTCAGTTTCTGGTAGATGAGGCGTAAACCATACGAGGCTCATCATTCTTATTCCATGAACAGTTTTTTAAGCCCACCACACCATAGAATACCAAAAAGGATCAAAACTAATACTGAGTGGAGTAGCTTTCAAGTCAGCCGGAGCTCAGCTTCCTGCTTCCAATCATTTGACTAGCACGGGTTCGAATCACAGCTTGTGCTCCGCGTTCAACTGCTTCCAACGAGATACACATTGGACGTACACAACAACACATCCCTCCGTCAATCATGCAACGGTAGTTGGTTACTCGGACTTCCACGTGGACTTGCACTATTTCGAGCAATCAAGCTCATCATGCCTTCCACGTGGACGCGGGCTCAGGCGCTCGGCAAAGAACTTTCAGAACAATGCGGAGATCAATGAGGGGAACAGTTTCTTGCCCAGTCCTAAATCCAGGTCAATGTAGGTGCGAGGCCAGATAACACAGAGACAAACACAGAGACACAAGGGAAATCTCTTGGCTCCGACCCAATTCTCCAGTTACTTTGGCTGTGTTATTTTACCTGACATTCTATCCGACCGAAAAAAAAGCTATATCAAGGACAGTGTCAATTCTCCAGTAGAGCTGAATTCTCTGCAAATGGTTGTTGGAATAGGCTAGGACAGTGTCAACTGTTTTGTAATATATGCCATATCCCATTTTGAAAAGGGAAGAAATAAAACCAATCATGGAATGAATGACACCTGGTGGAAATGAATAAATAGTTCTCTTCTTATAAGTATTGGAAAGAGAACTTACCAGTCGCTCTCCCTGCGCAACTGGCACTTTATTTCTTGAGAGAGATGAGCAGCAACACAATAAACTACTAGCGTGATTTATAGTCTTATAATGCCCACAGTGGCTGCCATACGAAACATGGCTACAGGATAAACTTCTGTTGATTTCGTCAGATTTCTCCACTAGTAGTCATTTGTCTATTAGGAATTTGCATAAGCTGGTCGTGAAGATAAGCTAACCAACCAGGAGGGTAAAAAATGAAGAGAATGCTGAGATGCTATTTGATTGTTAGCCAACCAATGGAAGGCCACATTTTGTTAGTGTTACAAGTTTACAACAACCAACTAAATACAGTGTTAAAATATATACCTGCCTAGGGGAAAATTATTGCTGATTAAAAGAATAGCTCCTCCCCACAAGCATATCACAGCATCATCAGCATGTTAGGACAAAGTGATGGACCAGACTTACAGGAAGCAGAATGTCCTGGACTCCTGGTTAAAATTCACAGTTAGCAGTTTGCACAAATCTACATTAAATTGTCCAAGTCTGACAAAAGCACACGGTGCGAGTAAATTCTTTCACCTGAAAGGGGGAACCGTCACAAGCGCTTCTCTTTAGATTTTACAGGTGCCCACTGAAAGTGGCCACAATTTGCTTCTTTATTTGATGCAGGTCCCTTGACAAAACACAACAAGTGATGGCCACAGTAAGATAATAATGCGTTACATTCTGTAAAACGACATTTAACATTGTTCGCAGCCTATTTGATTGTTCAACTGATGTCATGATGTCCACTGAGCAGTAAAATGTGAATATATATGAGCAGTAAAATGTGAATATATATGTACCTGAGCACGAGGACAGACATAGAATAAGCGGCCTATATTAGGGCCCTTCTTCACAGACCTTGGAATACATGGTTCACGATGTCCTTTGCAACGTGGCAGTGTCATCTTCATCTTTTGTTGTATTCTTTGCCACTCTAATGCTGCAGCATTAGACTTGTCTGTTGAAATTGAACAGGATGGTATATTTGTGTTATCCTGATCTTCCGCAGCTGAAGTTGTACACTGCATGTTTTCTGGCAGACTATCATCATTTGGAACACATGTTTGATTGGTATGGTGTACTGTTTCCACTGGAGTAACTAAGGTACTGATGCTGACATTTACTGTCTTTGGCCCTGGTTGTTGAAAAAATGACTTGATTGTTGGTTGAGAGGATAAATTGCGTTTAAGCTTCTTGTTTGGCACAGACTTGGTGCCAGACGGTGAAGTTTTCTGGCTGTTATAGGAGACGCCACTTAATCCTTCATTTCTCCATTGATCAGGATTTGTCCCCTTACACATCAAACTAGGAAGGTTACCACCTTTTGTAAGATCAGTTATACCAGCTGCCAGTCCTTCCTTAACTATAGCTTTCTTTTCCAAGCCATCACTATAGTAGCTACCATTTACTGTATTCTCAGACAGAACCAAATTTCCATCATCTTGCAGCTCATAAGTTTTCCCCTTATTGAAGAATGATACTGCAAATTGTGACGACACAAGTGGTCAGTATTATGCACAATATACTTTAACTAGCACTCCTTCATGCAAAGTGCACCTAAGTGTAACATAGGGTTAGGTGGTATATACGACCAGAGCACTTGCCTTACCAAGTTACAATCTATGCTGAACTGAATATTCAAATAACAGCCTACAACACTAACTGTAATGCACAGCAAAATACGCTATAGGGGTTTACTTTCTGAAAAGAGACAACCAAAGTGCCAACACATATTAGGAGTTCAGAAATCGACAATGAACATCAGGAAAATGTGAAAGATGATTTGCAAATATCAGTGTTTTATTGACATAATTAATGTATCTGTAAGAAAGCCAAAGTCCTGAAGCAAGTTATGGTTTCCTTTACATGAAAGTGATGAAGGGAGGTTGCTTTAACCAAATTTTCTATGAAAAGAAATATACATAGCCTAAGATGCATGCAAATTATTAAAACAAGATAAAAAGAATATTCACAGATACGTTATGTGACACAGAACAGTTTCATGAACACTGACTTCAGCTACTTTAGCACAACAAACACTACATACAACCTGGTTTTAGTACATCCACTGAAAGGTGCAAAAGCAAGTTACAATAAAAATCTTACAGAGCACTAAATTCACTCACCAATACTCTGCTGTCGTCCACGGACCTCTGGAAGATATCTTGCAGCTGATGGTGGGATATTATGAACTGGAAGTTCAGGAATTTCTTTCAGTAAAATATAAACTGGAATATGATCGGATCCTTCTAGCTTACTACTTCTCCCCCCTTTCCACCTGTAGACAATGGATAGAGTAAATTATTCCAATGTAACACCGCAAATCATGTATATTATCCACTTTTCTCAGAGAAGAATTGATTTCCACTATTCTTTACTTTGACAAACTTTCAGAATTCCCTCTTTTGAAATGATTCATTATCTCACATTCTTCTACATGGCAACAAAAAATGCTATGATCCTCCACAGCATTGCAATGATGGAGACAGGCGCCGGAAATGAGAATGTGGTCTATTCTAGAACCGTAATTATACTCTTCAGCACCAATTTTTTGATTAAAACAAGTATATGCTCCTGTCCTGCATAAACGAAAAGCAGCAAAGTTAGAACAGCGAAGTACAGGTAACATTGTAATTTTGTGGGAGGAATCTACCACAGGTTTATAAGTCAACCATGGAGAAGGAAAATAGAGTAAACTCAAACCTCATTGTTGCAAAGAGGAATCCAATTTGTTCAGTGTAATGGTGTCAGTTTTCagcaaaaatagaaaaaaaatcacccCCCGGGAGAGACGTCCCATGGGCTGAATATGAGCAACTAGTAATAACAAATCAAGAGCACAAGTGGTTGCAGTAGCTCCGTAGCACGTTTCATAaacatgaatgaatgaatggtTTCCAGTACCTTTCAGGGTGTTTCGATCTAAAAGCATCCAAAAAGGGACCTCCATGTTCTCTCAGCATGGATCTCAGCCATTCTCGGAACCTTAATTAGGAAAAGGATGATAAAACAGTATTTTTATCCCCAAATGCTTCTTAAATGGAACCTAGCAGAAATCACTAAAATTAAGTAAAAAAGGCTTACATTTGCTTCTCAAAACCAGGCAGCGCATCACACCTATCTATTGAAGCAGGAGCAATATTCAAATCACCAACAACAAAGACTCTCTTTCCAAGTGCCAGCAGATATTCCCATCGTTTCTAAGAGGCATCGAAAAAATAAGCAAGTATAAGAAGCATACCATAGACAAAGTAATAAACATATGAGAAACAAAAGTATTGTTGAAATATTCCATACTTATTAAAAGAGATGCACACAAAGTACCTGCAGTATCTTATAAAATAGTAGCTTAAAACGAACCCGCTCTTTATCATCTTCTTCGACAGCTGGGCCATATATGTTGAAAAGAACTACACAGATGGCGCAACACTATCATTACATACGGAGAAGAAATTGTCtatgcaacaaaataaaactGAAATAACAGTGTGGCAATTACGTTGTGTTCCTTTCAGGACAACAATCTACTTACCAAAATGTCCGTGATCGGTGATGATGCACCGCCCCTCATTGTCTACCCTTAGCAGGTCTTCTCTTGTGATTTCACCAAGGCCCTCCTCCGCTACAGGAGTTGCAATAACAAAATCCCCCAAAATTTCGCTGTTTCTTGCATAGTCGTGAAGTCCAGTAAAGCCTTCTTCAGCTGCTACTGGCAAAGCAACCTCCTGGCTGGAAAATGCTGATGTTACTCGGCAAAATGTTGCAACACCTACAAAGGAGCCAAGTTTGGTAATTAACTGATTGAGGACATGATATGATGAAAGCCACATTGAACCAATAGAACATCTCCAACTAGaaaattaaatatgcatcagCAGGGTGCAAACTAACCTAGTTGGGTGATTCTAAATAACGATAATGGCACCATAACACAATACCAGAGTATGCTCCACGCCCTTTAGCAGAGCGATTGCACGAAACAAAAGCCTCGTATCCTTCAGCCATTATGACATCTGCAGACAGGTCCTGCCTCGACAATTTGGTCTCCTACATACAACGCAGAAGGCATTGATACAGTTTGGCAAATGAATCACAAACCAACCCCCATTTCACCCAGTTTTACTATTTGCATTTGACTGAACAAACGATCCAATAACATCCCACCACAGAACCGACAATTTGATCAGCATTAAACGAGATACActaatttttttctgaaatcaaGTGGTAATCGCAATAAACTTCACACTTGCTCATTTGCACTCTGTGTAATATGCAGTGCAATATCGGCCTTCACCTTCAGTGGGGGTCGAACAGTAAGTGATAAGCACAGGCAGGTAGGAGCTACTGAGCTAGGGTTTCGAAACATGGCTGGCTCAGTTCGGCGAGTGGGGAATCGGCAATCGGCCTGACCTGGAAGCAGATGATGTCGGCGTCGAGGgcgtcgaggaggcggcggagcgagcCGTGCTGCGCCACCCGCGGCCGCAGCCCGTTCACGTTGTACGTCACTATCTTCACCATCTCCCGCCGCTACGCGGAGGCACGAGAGGGAAACGCTTCGCTCTTCTCGGTAGCGGGTGCGGGGACGAAGAGGCCGACGGCCGGTGCCGCCGCGCCGGTGGCGACGGAGATTGGGGACTGTGTGTGTGCCCGGGTGAAGAGTCCGCGGTCCCGACAcgacccggcggcggcaggcgatCAGGTGCGGCTCGGGCCCTCGCGACTGACGGCAGCCGTCCGATGGGAGTGGCAAGGCTGAGATCTAAAGTTTAGGATGGTGTATCCAAATACTTCGTACTAAAGTTCAGAACCTGCCACattggatatttgatactaattataaatattaaacatagacaaattataaaactaattgcacggatggattctaatttgcgagacgaatctattaagcctaatttgctaatgatggattaattaggcttaatagattcgtctcgcgaattagtataggggttctgcagttagttttataattagctcatgtttaatcctcctaattagcatctgaacatccgatgtgagaGCAACTCTAAGAGTTTcccaaaaaattctttcctaaaactatatattgggggCTCTTCCAtaaattttccaaaaaaacatatcaaccGACAGTAAATCGTTAATAATTAGTcctcaatatttcaaaacaggccacgttATTATAATTAGACCTAACGCGGCACCTCCCTGCTCTCTCCCCGTctcattctttctttttcttcctccaacCGAAGAAGAACCGAAACAGAGTGCGGCCGTGAGCTTCCCCAATCACGGAGCGGAGCAGAGGACAAAGACCACCCCGGCAACCTCATCGTCAACGTCGTCAATCACCTGCACGGGCCCTTCCTCCTCACCTGGAACGGCATCAAGCAGCGCAAGAACATCGTGGCTCGCTATTTGCAAGGCGAGGGCATGGAAGCCATGGACGGGCTTCCGTGCAGGGATGGACGACTTCTTGTCTCGCTTCGCCGTGACTGACGAGCACGGTGACAAGAGCATACGGCCGCGATGGCGCGACGCGGACACCAGCTTCCTCCTCGCCACGTGCGAACGCCACACGACGCCGTCGGCGCCCTTACGTGGTTTGTCTGGTGAGTCTCCACCGAGcccggccggcggggaggatgAGGTCGTGCGCTAGATCGGCGTCACGTCGCTCTCGCGCCGCCGCGTTGTGGAACTCTTGCTTTTCGCTCGCTGGTTGCAGCACACTGTGGTCATGGCCACCGGCTGTCGCACGATGCATGCAGGCCGGCGTCTGATGAGGCCACATGCACCGTGCCCGGACACTCTCGGCTTTTACCGGCGAAACTATGACCACAGTGCATCCACGTAGGTAGGCTACCTCGCCCGACGTCGTGGCGGCCGCGACCACAGCACGTCCCTTCCAGATGACGCGCTGCAGGAAATTTCGGGATTGGGGAAGAATCGACCCCCCGCGTATATGCGGGGCGACGGAGAGGTaaattttgtttgtttttcctcTAAATAAGGCCGAGTTTAACGAGCACCGGTAACGAGCGGTTGCTGTACATGCGGGCGAAAGCGACGGGTGCGCAGTACGCCTACGGCGCACTAGTGCCTGCCGCActggcgtcgccggccgcctcgccggTCGCACCTCTCGCCGTCGCGGGTCACTGCCAGCGACTCGGCTGGCTGTGTGCCATTTCTACCACGGCAGAGGTAGCTCGTGCTCGCAGTTGCAGGTAGGCGCCGGAGAACCGATCAATTGCTGCGCTGGTCGCGCTCGCGCTCGGTCGTTGGCAACTTGACACGCGCAGCCTTGGACGGAGCAACCCCGTCCTGTCGTCCTCGGCTCCTCGCATCATGGATAAGAAATCAAGAATCCATTCCCTTCGCTTGCACTGACCAGGCCGGCATGGCATGCGCTTCACTTCCCACTCATCCGTTCCCCTccggagaaaaagaaagaaagaaacgcGCTTGACAGCGCAACGCCGGGACTTGTTTAACAGCCGGTGAGCGATCGCGGATCTGCTCGCCGCTGTCCTCGCAACGATCGTTGGTCCGCACGGAGAAAACCAGTAGCATTAACAACTGTTTCCGCACATGCTGCGATAAGCAGCAGTAGGGTTGTAGCCCGTAGCCGTAATGCCGTGTGGGATCTGAAACATGGACAgagattatttttttttacaattcacGGGTAAACTTAGCCTATACTAGTAGTAGTGTACAGCATCATGTGGGAGACGTGAGACTTTCTTTGTTTGTTTACATGCTGGAGTTCGTTCTGTTTGGCCACGTCCGCCGGCGACTTTTTTCAGTTTTCTCCGGCCtcctgtcgccgtcgccgtccttcTCTGTGCGGTACTACGCTCGTTTGGTGCTCTGGGCACGCCGCTTGCATCGTCTTCCTTCTTGCGCTGCGCCCCACAATGAAAAAGGTTGCGGTGGCTGGCGGACAGCGACGCTGCTCGTCCGGAGCTTTGTTCGGCCGTTGGTACGTGCCAAGCCGAAGAAGTGGCGTTGTCCATCCCATCCGTCCGGACATGGGCCTTTTCCGTCTGAAATCGAGGATCGGGATTGTGGTGGTGATGTCGACTTCGGGATTAAAGAACGGCTATGCGCTCCTCCGTTTCCACTTGGCTGGCTcacactccactccactccctCTCTGTaggaagggggtgtttggatacgaggtgttaaactttaacagtgtcacatcggatgttcggatgctaattaggagaactaaatatgagctaattataaaactaattgcagaaccctgtgctaatccgcgagacgaatctattaagcctaattaatccatcattagcaattggttactgtagcaccacattgtcaaatcatggactaattaggcttaatagattcgtctcgtgaattacacttcatctgtgcaattagttttgtaattagcctatatttaatactcctaattagcatccaaacatccgatgtgacaggtgttaaattttaacacttggttgccaaacaggcccgaaATGGTTTAGGAGAGTGTGCGGTTAATCAATCACAAGTTCGGCATATAGTTAGTTATCTTTGAATGCATTTAGATCGCTCAAGATGGAAATTGCATGTATggtttctttgaaaaaaaaatgaagtaacACCATAATTTCATTTGGTTTGAGAAATGAGTGGTCAAATTTGTGTTCTCGAGATGGTTCCGTTTTAAATGCAATGTTGATTTTCACCTCTGGGCtcctataatttatttataaaataATATAATAGTTTGCCAAAATATGTGTCGCGTGTTCTTTATGATGAATTAAAAATGGATCGTGGCTATTATTAGGGCTTGTTTGGTAGAACTCTGGCTAAATATTCCAGCTCCAGCTTCTCTAATGGAGCGACTTCTCTAATGGAGATGAAACCTTTTTGaaaatgtttggcaaaatgACTCCTCCTATGTTTTTGGAATGCACGGGAGATGTCAATGTTTAAATTATCCCTAACTATTTGATTTGGTTGTATAGACAACAAAATAATTAGGAATTTAACCAATaatttctcttttattttttatatttttccgttcttttttcttttttctacctTCCTTTTTTCCATCTTACTTCTCTCTGCTTTATTCTTTCTTATCCGTTCATTTTGACTCTTTTTTATCTCTTCACTGTGGCGCACTCGCCTAGCTCCGTGGCGCCGCTTCGACCTGCCCCGCAACGCATCGCATCCTCCGTCCCTCACCATGCGTGCTGCTGGCTACTACCCCATGTCTGCCGCTGCCCCGAGCATGCTGCTCCGTCGTTGCTCCCCAACCACGCGAGGGATCCAATGCTGTCAGGCGAGGCCGGCCGAGCACCGGCCGCCGGGCCAAGTGCTCGCGCCGCCGACGGGCTGCGCCTCTTGTTTGCAGCTTGAGAAGAACGACAGTGCGCCAGGTGTGGTAGCGGGGTTGGGTTGCAGTGGCTTTTTTGGGTGTAATTTCCATGAACGTCAGGGGCAATTTAGTAACAGTGCATCAGTAGGAGCTGCACAGAGC from Setaria italica strain Yugu1 chromosome II, Setaria_italica_v2.0, whole genome shotgun sequence encodes the following:
- the LOC101776015 gene encoding DNA-(apurinic or apyrimidinic site) lyase 2 isoform X2 — translated: MVPLSLFRITQLGVATFCRVTSAFSSQEVALPVAAEEGFTGLHDYARNSEILGDFVIATPVAEEGLGEITREDLLRVDNEGRCIITDHGHFVLFNIYGPAVEEDDKERVRFKLLFYKILQKRWEYLLALGKRVFVVGDLNIAPASIDRCDALPGFEKQMFREWLRSMLREHGGPFLDAFRSKHPERTGAYTCFNQKIGAEEYNYGSRIDHILISGACLHHCNAVEDHSIFCCHVEECEIMNHFKRGNSESLSKWKGGRSSKLEGSDHIPVYILLKEIPELPVHNIPPSAARYLPEVRGRQQSIVSFFNKGKTYELQDDGNLVLSENTVNGSYYSDGLEKKAIVKEGLAAGITDLTKGGNLPSLMCKGTNPDQWRNEGLSGVSYNSQKTSPSGTKSVPNKKLKRNLSSQPTIKSFFQQPGPKTVNVSISTLVTPVETVHHTNQTCVPNDDSLPENMQCTTSAAEDQDNTNIPSCSISTDKSNAAALEWQRIQQKMKMTLPRCKGHREPCIPRSVKKGPNIGRLFYVCPRAQGPASNKEANCGHFQWAPVKSKEKRL
- the LOC101776015 gene encoding DNA-(apurinic or apyrimidinic site) lyase 2 isoform X1, encoding MVKIVTYNVNGLRPRVAQHGSLRRLLDALDADIICFQETKLSRQDLSADVIMAEGYEAFVSCNRSAKGRGAYSGVATFCRVTSAFSSQEVALPVAAEEGFTGLHDYARNSEILGDFVIATPVAEEGLGEITREDLLRVDNEGRCIITDHGHFVLFNIYGPAVEEDDKERVRFKLLFYKILQKRWEYLLALGKRVFVVGDLNIAPASIDRCDALPGFEKQMFREWLRSMLREHGGPFLDAFRSKHPERTGAYTCFNQKIGAEEYNYGSRIDHILISGACLHHCNAVEDHSIFCCHVEECEIMNHFKRGNSESLSKWKGGRSSKLEGSDHIPVYILLKEIPELPVHNIPPSAARYLPEVRGRQQSIVSFFNKGKTYELQDDGNLVLSENTVNGSYYSDGLEKKAIVKEGLAAGITDLTKGGNLPSLMCKGTNPDQWRNEGLSGVSYNSQKTSPSGTKSVPNKKLKRNLSSQPTIKSFFQQPGPKTVNVSISTLVTPVETVHHTNQTCVPNDDSLPENMQCTTSAAEDQDNTNIPSCSISTDKSNAAALEWQRIQQKMKMTLPRCKGHREPCIPRSVKKGPNIGRLFYVCPRAQGPASNKEANCGHFQWAPVKSKEKRL
- the LOC101775610 gene encoding uncharacterized protein LOC101775610, with product MAASNSSGKNGTNPLEAMGAFFAKQVDRRKLVTTEKQALATRLSSSGDTFPGSDHRPADRKKWMAELGADRVRVHQVVWPGTHDSATNKIGVPLVTRPFARCQSMSVYEQLSMGTRVIDVRVQEERRVCHGILATYPVDVVLDDVRRFLGETEQEVVILEVRTEFGHEDPPEFAKFLVEKLGEENLIPQDEAVFHKTIAELLPRRVICVWKPRKSPAPKPGEPLWSAGYLKDNWIDTDLPETKFESNVKFLGQQPPVADRRFFYRVENTVTPKADNPVLCVWPVTKRIHGYARLFIAEVFAKGLGDKLQVFSTDFIDGDFVDACAGVTKARVEGTA